A genomic window from Enoplosus armatus isolate fEnoArm2 chromosome 18, fEnoArm2.hap1, whole genome shotgun sequence includes:
- the dtwd2 gene encoding tRNA-uridine aminocarboxypropyltransferase 2: MDNVPGFCSSVTSEENGPETSDSSSMEDGLVDAFGDLAALPVEVGERRPTCLRCRRPQKVCLCPFLPPQPLEVSTCLYVVQHPAEESRVLRTVPLLAACLPQGKCNVIVGRRFNEEKHPELAAVCRDSRTLILYPGPNSQNLEELVQYQEIGTVKHNVIIIDGTWSQAKNMFLKNSLFHLPKQVQLNRTLSSQYVIRTQPSNICLSTLECAAVALSTLEQNDNIQEVLLRPLKALCSFQLQHGAQIHHSKEHLLKNGMYDKPMPKNKRKIKRMEKLVTDHNICPR; this comes from the exons ATGGACAATGTCCCCGGTTTTTGCTCGTCAGTGACTTCTGAAGAAAACGGACCAGAAACCTCCGACAGCTCCTCGATGGAAGATGGATTAGTCGACGCTTTTGGCGACCTGGCTGCCCTTCCGGTCGAGGTTGGCGAGAGAAGACCGACGTGTTTACGGTGCCG TCGCCCTCAGAAGGTGtgtctctgtccttttcttccACCACAACCCCTGGAGGTCTCCACATGCCTGTACGTAGTGCAGCATCCTGCAGAG gaGAGCAGAGTACTTCGCACAGTGCCTCTACTTGCTGCCTGTTTGCCTCAAGGAAAATGCAATGTCATAGTTGGAAGAAGATTCAATGAGGAAAA GCACCCAGAGCTGGCTGCAGTATGTCGGGACAGCAGAACGCTGATCCTGTACCCAGGCCCCAACTCCCAGAACCTGGAGGAGTTAGTGCAATACCAGGAAATAGGCACTGTGAAACACAATGTGATCATCATAGACGGCACCTGGAGCCAGGCCAAAAACATGTTCCTCAAAAACAGCCTGTTCCACCTGCCTAAACAG GTCCAGCTCAACAGGACTCTGTCCAGTCAGTATGTGATCCGCACACAACCCTCCAACATCTGCCTGTCCACGCTGGAATGTGCTGCTGTCGCTCTGTCCACCCTGGAGCAGAACGACAACATCCAAGAG GTTCTGCTGAGGCCCCTGAAAGCCCTGTGCTCCTTCCAGCTGCAACACGGTGCTCAGATTCATCACAGCAAGGAGCATCTACTGAAGAACGGCATGTATGACAAACCCATGCCCAAGAACAAACGCAAGATAAAGAGGATGGAGAAACTCGTCACTGACCACAACATCTGTCCGAGATGA
- the LOC139300915 gene encoding cytotoxic granule associated RNA binding protein TIA1-like isoform X2, giving the protein MDDDLPKTLYVGNLSRDVTEALILELFGQIGPCKSCKMIVDTAGHDPYCFVEFYEHRHATATIAAMNGRKILGKEVKVNWATTPTSQKKDTSSHFHVFVGDLSPEITTDDIKAAFAPFGKISDCRVVKDMATGKSKGYGFVSFFNKWDAENAIQQMGGQWLGGRQIRTNWATRKPAPKTTNETTNTKQLSFDEVVNQSSPSNCTVYCGGVTTGLTEQTMRQTFSPFGQIMEIRVFPDKGYSFVRFNSHEAAAHAIVSVNGTSIEGYVVKCYWGKETTDIVSPIQQVQMPQNTVSFAAQPYSQWGQWYSNTQQIGQYVPNGWQVPSYGVYGQTWDQQGYNHLHAGAGWTGVGAVSNGGMVEPGQGVNGTVLTNQAGMSTAGYHTH; this is encoded by the exons ATGGACGATGACCTGCCCAAAAccct GTATGTGGGAAATCTGTCCAGGGACGTGACAGAGGCCCTCATCTTGGAGTTGTTTGGCCAGATTGGACCCTGCAAGAGCTGTAAAATGATAGTAGAT ACAGCAGGTCACGATCCGTACTGCTTTGTGGAGTTCTATGAGCATAGACATGCCACTGCCACAATTGCAGCCATGAATGGTCGGAAAATACTGGGTAAG GAGGTCAAGGTCAACTGGGCCACGACGCCAACCAGCCAAAAGAAAGACACGAGCA gtcacTTCCACGTCTTTGTTGGAGATCTAAGTCCTGAAATTACCACAGATGACATAAAAGCAGCTTTTGCTCCATTTGGGAAAATATC GGATTGTCGAGTGGTGAAAGACATGGCCACAGGTAAATCTAAAGGCTATGGCTTTGTCTCCTTCTTCAACAAATGG GATGCAGAGAACGCCATACAGCAGATGGGGGGACAGTGGTTGGGAGGCAGGCAGATCCGAACCAACTGGGCCACAAGGAAGCCTGCTCCTAAAACTACAAACGAAA CAACCAACACCAAGCAGCTATCTTTTGATGAGGTGGTCAACCAGTCCAGCCCCAGCAACTGCACCGTCTACTGCGGCGGAGTCACAACAGGTCTCACAG AGCAAACTATGAGACAGACCTTCTCACCTTTCGGCCAAATAATGGAAATACGTGTTTTCCCAGACAAAGGCTACTCATTTGTGAG GTTCAACTCCCATGAAGCAGCAGCTCATGCCATTGTTTCTGTCAATGGCACATCCATAGAGGGCTATGTTGTTAAGTGTTACTGGGgcaaagaaacaacagacatAGTTAGCCCCATTCAGCAGGTACAGATGCCACAG AACACGGTGAGCTTCGCAGCGCAGCCCTACAGTCAGTGGGGTCAGTGGTACAGCAACACGCAGCAGATTGGTCAGTATGTGCCCAATGGATGGCAGGTGCCGAGCTATGGAGTCTATGGACAGACCTGGGATCAGCAGGGCTACAA TCATTTACATGCTGGTGCCGGATGGACTGGTGTGGGCGCTGTGAGCAACGGGGGCATGGTGGAGCCTGGGCAGGGAGTCAACGGGACGGTGCTGACCAACCAGGCTGGCATGAGCACTGCTGGCTACCACACCCACTGA
- the LOC139300915 gene encoding cytotoxic granule associated RNA binding protein TIA1-like isoform X1: protein MDDDLPKTLYVGNLSRDVTEALILELFGQIGPCKSCKMIVDTAGHDPYCFVEFYEHRHATATIAAMNGRKILGKEVKVNWATTPTSQKKDTSSHFHVFVGDLSPEITTDDIKAAFAPFGKISDCRVVKDMATGKSKGYGFVSFFNKWDAENAIQQMGGQWLGGRQIRTNWATRKPAPKTTNETTNTKQLSFDEVVNQSSPSNCTVYCGGVTTGLTEQTMRQTFSPFGQIMEIRVFPDKGYSFVRFNSHEAAAHAIVSVNGTSIEGYVVKCYWGKETTDIVSPIQQVQMPQQNTVSFAAQPYSQWGQWYSNTQQIGQYVPNGWQVPSYGVYGQTWDQQGYNHLHAGAGWTGVGAVSNGGMVEPGQGVNGTVLTNQAGMSTAGYHTH from the exons ATGGACGATGACCTGCCCAAAAccct GTATGTGGGAAATCTGTCCAGGGACGTGACAGAGGCCCTCATCTTGGAGTTGTTTGGCCAGATTGGACCCTGCAAGAGCTGTAAAATGATAGTAGAT ACAGCAGGTCACGATCCGTACTGCTTTGTGGAGTTCTATGAGCATAGACATGCCACTGCCACAATTGCAGCCATGAATGGTCGGAAAATACTGGGTAAG GAGGTCAAGGTCAACTGGGCCACGACGCCAACCAGCCAAAAGAAAGACACGAGCA gtcacTTCCACGTCTTTGTTGGAGATCTAAGTCCTGAAATTACCACAGATGACATAAAAGCAGCTTTTGCTCCATTTGGGAAAATATC GGATTGTCGAGTGGTGAAAGACATGGCCACAGGTAAATCTAAAGGCTATGGCTTTGTCTCCTTCTTCAACAAATGG GATGCAGAGAACGCCATACAGCAGATGGGGGGACAGTGGTTGGGAGGCAGGCAGATCCGAACCAACTGGGCCACAAGGAAGCCTGCTCCTAAAACTACAAACGAAA CAACCAACACCAAGCAGCTATCTTTTGATGAGGTGGTCAACCAGTCCAGCCCCAGCAACTGCACCGTCTACTGCGGCGGAGTCACAACAGGTCTCACAG AGCAAACTATGAGACAGACCTTCTCACCTTTCGGCCAAATAATGGAAATACGTGTTTTCCCAGACAAAGGCTACTCATTTGTGAG GTTCAACTCCCATGAAGCAGCAGCTCATGCCATTGTTTCTGTCAATGGCACATCCATAGAGGGCTATGTTGTTAAGTGTTACTGGGgcaaagaaacaacagacatAGTTAGCCCCATTCAGCAGGTACAGATGCCACAG CAGAACACGGTGAGCTTCGCAGCGCAGCCCTACAGTCAGTGGGGTCAGTGGTACAGCAACACGCAGCAGATTGGTCAGTATGTGCCCAATGGATGGCAGGTGCCGAGCTATGGAGTCTATGGACAGACCTGGGATCAGCAGGGCTACAA TCATTTACATGCTGGTGCCGGATGGACTGGTGTGGGCGCTGTGAGCAACGGGGGCATGGTGGAGCCTGGGCAGGGAGTCAACGGGACGGTGCTGACCAACCAGGCTGGCATGAGCACTGCTGGCTACCACACCCACTGA